The genomic interval TCAGATGGCACTTAAAGATCCGGACGCTTTCGTCTTTTCTCCGGGTTCGCCGGAGCGAGAGACGCGTCAAAATGTATTCATCAGTTACAGTCACCAAGACCGTGACTACCTTGATCGGTTGCTTGTTCATCTTAAACCTCTTGAGAAAGAAGGCTTGATTGATCTGTGGGTAGACACCCGTCTGCGTGCAGGTGATCGATGGAAGAAGGAAATTGAGAAGGCGCTTAATCGTGCAACTGTTGCAATACTCCTAGTAAGTGCAGATTTTTTGGCTTCCGACTTCATCACGGACAATGAACTTCCGCCCATCCTCCGCAACGCAGAGGAAAAAGGTACGCGGGTGATACCTTTAATTGTAAAACCATGCCGGTTCATACGCGACAAGAACCTCCGGCACTTTCAAGCTATTAATGACCCGCAGGATTCTTTGATTCGCCTAAGTCTAGGTGAACAAGAAGCCTACTACGATTCTCTGGCGGCAGAGGTGGAGAAAACACTGCAAAGGGGCTAACAAAATCAATACAGCCGATCGCTAACGCTCCGGCTGATTTCTACGTAAGGCACCTGATAGAGGTCCTCTTGTGATTGAACAGTCAAAGCAACTCTGTGCACTTGAACGTTCCACACTGGTTTTTGCAATGAAGCTTGAACAGCTCTCCGTTCTTATTCCATCCGGTGGTGGGCACGACGTACGCGATGACTCGGTTCGAGCTATGGTTAAGCGGGAAAGTCATCTGGCTTCTGCATGTGCAACCCTTGCGCCCACCCTAAACAACGTTGCTGTAATAATTCTTGCACGTGCATTACTTGAAAACCTAATAACTCTGCTCTGGGTTATCGATAATCCAGATAACCCCGAAAACTTACGACTCGAAAAACTGAACCAAATGAGACGGGCAGCACGGAAGAACATGAATCAAGGCCTACTCAGAATACTCAAACGTCCAGACGGATTGGACTGCACGAATGATTTTCTCAATCGTCCAGAATTTATTAAGATCGCGAAACGAAAGTCAGTTGAGGAGCGGGCTAAGGAATCAAATTTTCATGACATCTACAACGTTTTCTACAGCTTTCTGTCAATGGAACTGCATGGTTATTCTATTCGAGATCCCGAAGAACCACCGTCTACAGTCATGTGTGAGGATCTTCAATGTATCGGAGCCTTTCTGAACTGTTCAGCTTTGATTGCCGAAAGTTGGCTATCTTTTCGTAAGCGTCCTAGTAACGAGGAGCTTAGGGAGGCACTTGGTCTATCAAATAAAGAGGTGGTGCCTAACCCGCCGCTGCAGCCGACCGGCTCCGCCGGCGTCTGAGTGGCACCGTTAGGAATCTGAGATACGATGAGAAGATGGCCAAAGAGAAGACACACCCGCTTTCAGGATGCACAACTGTGGCTCAGCCGGAAGATGATCCATTGGGCGTGCTGTCTGCCTGAGGTCAAACGCGGACCACTATCCTTCTTGCAGTGGATGGGCGATGATCGCCTTTCCGAGAAGAAGAGCATCGCGAAGCCGGCAGACGTGACTTTCGAATCGTTTGCCGTTGCTTACTGCGACATGATTCCCGTGGAACACTTTGGGCGCCTTGAGGATGGCATCGTGCGACTGCAGAGACGGTACAAATCTCAGCCTTCCGAAATCTATCCGGGAGAGCGATGCCGGAAGTTCTTCACCACATTCCGAACGGCAACCGGCGGCGGCGCGTGGCTGAATGCAGGGCTCTTTGATTTTCACGACGGGAAGTCACCGCCGCGTTACCTCAAGTCCGCTCATATCTACCTCCATCAGATGAGTCCCTCGTTCATATGCCTCCAAGCATTCGTCTTTCCAACAGACGCCTTTAGGCAGGAGTTCTTGCGGCTGATTTCGTCTCACATCCACCACATGAGGGTAATCCCCGTTCTCCGATTCCTGAGAGGTCGCATGGCTTCCAGTGGCCAACTGCCGTCTGTTCTTAGGCAGGAGCAGATCGAGCACTTGTACCTTCTCCTCAACCGCGAGTTTGTCAGACTGTTGCGAAAGCACGTTCATGCAGGATGGGCGCAGCAGGGGCCTCTCCCCTCCGTGGAGCTCTTCTTCAGCAACACAGATGTCGCAGATGACAAACAGCACGACCAGTCCGAATTCTGGCGGTCGCTGACACTCTCAGCACCTGGAGACTATATCTATCGATCGGGAGATTCCATTCGTGTCGCCCCCCCAGCGTGGGCGGACAAACCGCGTCTGGTTGAGCCTTACAGGCTGATCATCGATCGCGACCGCTACGTCACTGAACACAAGTACGAAGGAGATGCGGACTACTTCAAGTATTCCCTTGCCCACGACCTTATGATGTCGCTCCTCCCCGAAATAGTTTCGCATCTGGCTGTTGTCTGTATGACTTCGCGACTCGCAGAACGTACGGCGCGGCTACGCGAACGCCTTCCTATCGGCCTTCGGGCACCGCGCTTAGTCTCTCTTGTTCCCAGTTTTCTCCGCAGTGTCTCCGCAGGCGTCTTGTGGCTGAATGAACTTTCATTTGAGCACGACCGCTTTTCTGGGGAAGTCGTCCGCGATTACTTGAGGGAGAAGAACAAGAGCTCCCTGATAAGGAAAGTAACGTTCGGCAAGGAGCCCAGGGACGTGACCCTCGGCGCGGACTGCCGTGCCTGCGTTGAGCACCTCTCCAAGTATCTTGATTCGCAGATATCCATGCTCAAAGGATGCCTGCAAGATCTCTGGAGCTACCAGATTCAGATACTCTTGCTGGGCATAGCCCTTCTCGCGCTTGTCTTCACCGCGCTGCAACTCCTCCCCGATGCGACGAAGACCAGACTGTGGAACAGGATTATAGGAGACGGAACAGCGACGGGACAGCATTCCGAACAATCTCCTGGAGCATATTCCAGTGGGGCCGCGGACGTCCCCACTGGAAATTCTCAGGAGGGTCGTTAGCCCGATGAAAATATGGATACGGCATTGATGGAAACACAGGTTGTCTCAAAGAAGAGAGTCGCCGATCATGGCGAGGTGTTGACCGGTAGGCGGGAGGTCAACGCCATGCTTGATCTGGTGAAACAGGAAACGGAGAGGATCGAATCCCGGTTCCTTGAACCTGCCTGCGGCACGGGGAATTTCCTGACGGAAATACTGGAGCGGAAACTGCGCGTCGTTGAATTACGGTACGGCAAGAGTCAACTGGAGTATGAACGGAACGCGGTTCTCGCCGTGTCATCGATCTATGGCATTGATATTCTGGAGGATAACGCTTTGGAGTGCCGGAAGCGGCTTTTTGACATCTTCGATCAGAAATACACCGGCATTTTCAAGGATGCGGCAAAAAACGAATGTCGGAGTGCCGTCAAATACATCCTTGAGCGCAACATCATCCGGGGCGATGCTCTTACGCTCAAGACGGTGGGCGACAACCCGCAACCGATTGTGTTTTCCGAGTGGTCCCCGGTCAATGGCAGCATGCTCAAGCGGCGGGATTTTACCTTTCATGGATTGCTCGATCATGCGGCAATGACAGAACTGCCGCTCTTTTCCGATCTCGGGGATGATGTCTTTATTCCTACTCCCCTGAAAGAGTATCCGCTAACGCACTTTCTGGAGGTTGCCGATGCTGAGCAGTCATAATTACAACCCCGACGTGCTGACCTGTCTGGCCAATCTGAGCAACGACGAGGTGTTCACGCCGCCGAAACTGGTGAACCGGATTCTTGATCTGCTGCCGCCGGAACTCTGGAGCGACAAGAAGGCTACGTTTCTCGATCCCGGCTGCAAGTC from bacterium carries:
- a CDS encoding SAM-dependent DNA methyltransferase — encoded protein: METQVVSKKRVADHGEVLTGRREVNAMLDLVKQETERIESRFLEPACGTGNFLTEILERKLRVVELRYGKSQLEYERNAVLAVSSIYGIDILEDNALECRKRLFDIFDQKYTGIFKDAAKNECRSAVKYILERNIIRGDALTLKTVGDNPQPIVFSEWSPVNGSMLKRRDFTFHGLLDHAAMTELPLFSDLGDDVFIPTPLKEYPLTHFLEVADAEQS
- a CDS encoding TIR domain-containing protein — protein: MKQAQIFVIQPFGKASEGVFNLIASAAANANASVFRADSINVGANIVDSIHQAIQSASLLIADVTNANPNVMYEVGFAQAQKKPLILIANSSRAIPFDLAGIRVSIYDVARPSEFLVRLSIAIQMALKDPDAFVFSPGSPERETRQNVFISYSHQDRDYLDRLLVHLKPLEKEGLIDLWVDTRLRAGDRWKKEIEKALNRATVAILLVSADFLASDFITDNELPPILRNAEEKGTRVIPLIVKPCRFIRDKNLRHFQAINDPQDSLIRLSLGEQEAYYDSLAAEVEKTLQRG